A part of Saccharomonospora amisosensis genomic DNA contains:
- a CDS encoding ABC transporter substrate-binding protein, which translates to MRFARPRPRPRRRLSALAAVLTLALGVAACGGGDDGASGDGSGPVTVRVGVIPIMDVAPLYLGREQGFFAEEGITVEPQEFAGGAEILPAVQSGDLQFGFSNTASLLIGASKGLPVRMVAQGVQEAADEENSWSHIWVRADSGIKTPKDLEGKRLSVNTLRNVPEVTARASLEKHGVDLSKIQFVEVPFPEANAALEQGQVDAIYVVEPFDTVARQSGARPLVAPLYETEPSLTVASYFTTQAYIEENPEVVERFVRAMNKSLEYAAQNPEAVRKTLGEYTKIPDNLLGEVRLGQWSTDLNRESIQRMHDLSKKYGLLEGEANLDELIWTSNGS; encoded by the coding sequence ATGAGATTCGCAAGACCCCGGCCTCGCCCCCGCCGGCGCCTGTCGGCGCTGGCGGCCGTACTCACACTCGCACTGGGCGTGGCCGCCTGTGGCGGCGGAGACGACGGCGCCAGCGGTGACGGCTCCGGCCCGGTGACCGTCCGCGTCGGGGTAATCCCGATCATGGATGTCGCCCCGCTCTACCTCGGCCGTGAGCAGGGCTTCTTCGCCGAAGAGGGCATCACCGTGGAGCCGCAGGAGTTCGCAGGCGGCGCCGAGATCCTGCCCGCCGTGCAAAGCGGCGACCTGCAGTTCGGGTTCTCCAACACCGCGTCGCTGCTCATCGGTGCGAGCAAGGGCCTGCCGGTCAGGATGGTCGCGCAGGGCGTGCAGGAAGCCGCCGACGAGGAGAACTCCTGGTCGCACATCTGGGTGCGCGCCGACAGCGGCATCAAGACCCCGAAGGACCTGGAGGGCAAGCGGCTCAGCGTCAACACGCTGCGCAACGTGCCCGAGGTGACCGCGAGGGCGTCGCTGGAGAAGCACGGCGTGGACCTTTCGAAGATCCAGTTCGTCGAGGTGCCGTTCCCCGAGGCGAACGCGGCGCTGGAGCAGGGCCAGGTCGACGCCATCTACGTCGTCGAGCCGTTCGACACCGTCGCGAGGCAGAGCGGGGCCAGGCCGCTGGTCGCTCCGCTGTACGAGACGGAGCCGAGCCTGACCGTGGCCTCGTACTTCACCACACAGGCCTACATCGAGGAGAACCCCGAGGTGGTCGAGCGGTTCGTACGGGCGATGAACAAGTCGCTGGAGTACGCCGCGCAGAACCCCGAAGCGGTCCGCAAGACCCTTGGCGAGTACACCAAGATCCCGGACAACCTGCTCGGCGAGGTGCGGCTGGGACAGTGGAGCACCGACCTCAACCGGGAATCCATCCAGCGAATGCACGACCTGAGCAAGAAGTACGGGTTGCTCGAAGGCGAGGCCAACCTCGACGAGCTGATCTGGACCTCGAACGGGAGCTGA
- a CDS encoding ABC transporter permease, with translation MTRTDNRLRLLAQTWSGVAAVLVLAELASRAELLPRRHFPPVSEMLAELGAQLGQASFWTALGQTMQGWVLGLAFAAVFAVPLGMILGTSVVRYRAFRAIIEFLRPIPSVALVPLAILVYGVGMESKVFLAAFAAFWPLLIQTLYGMQDVDPVAVDTARVFRLSRVERITRVVLPGAVPYVATGLRISSSVALILAVTAELVIGSPGLGREINAARVGAAPDLLYALIIVTGLIGWGLNSLFGMAERRVLHWHPAQRGAR, from the coding sequence ATGACCCGTACCGACAACCGGCTGCGCCTGCTGGCGCAGACCTGGTCCGGGGTGGCAGCCGTGCTCGTGCTCGCCGAGCTGGCGTCACGAGCCGAGCTGCTGCCCCGGCGGCACTTCCCCCCGGTCTCGGAAATGCTCGCCGAACTGGGCGCGCAACTGGGCCAGGCGTCCTTCTGGACGGCGCTGGGCCAAACCATGCAGGGTTGGGTGCTCGGTCTGGCCTTCGCGGCGGTGTTCGCCGTGCCGCTGGGCATGATCCTGGGCACCAGCGTCGTCCGATACCGAGCGTTTCGCGCGATCATCGAGTTCCTTCGCCCGATCCCTTCGGTGGCGCTGGTACCGCTCGCCATCCTCGTCTACGGCGTGGGCATGGAGAGCAAGGTGTTCCTCGCGGCCTTCGCCGCGTTCTGGCCGCTGCTGATCCAGACCCTGTACGGGATGCAGGACGTGGACCCGGTCGCGGTGGACACCGCGCGCGTGTTCCGGCTCAGCCGCGTCGAACGGATCACCCGCGTGGTGCTGCCCGGTGCCGTCCCCTACGTCGCCACGGGACTTCGCATCTCCTCGTCGGTCGCACTGATCCTGGCCGTCACCGCCGAGTTGGTCATCGGATCGCCTGGACTCGGGCGTGAGATCAACGCCGCCCGCGTCGGCGCCGCTCCCGACCTGCTCTACGCCCTGATCATCGTCACCGGCCTGATCGGCTGGGGGCTCAACAGCCTGTTCGGGATGGCGGAACGACGCGTCCTGCACTGGCATCCGGCACAGCGAGGTGCGCGATGA
- a CDS encoding ABC transporter permease — protein MSPSRRRWALIALEAGVPLAVLAGWWIWSASAGSFYFPPLADILATFADTWLFDRFATDVLPSLRRLAAGFLIAVVIGITVGTLLGLSATARRVAGPIVEFGRAVPPPALLPFGMLVLGVGDTMKIFIIAVVCLWPVLLNTIDGVRGVDPTMLDTARVYGIRGGERLRSIVLPAALPQVFAGMRTSLSLALILMVISEMVASTAGIGYFVLESQRSFAIPEMWSGIVLLGVLGYLLNAALAVVERRVLSWHRGAKASALQ, from the coding sequence ATGAGTCCTTCCCGGCGCCGCTGGGCGCTGATCGCACTGGAGGCCGGCGTTCCGCTGGCCGTGCTGGCAGGCTGGTGGATCTGGTCGGCGAGCGCGGGCAGTTTCTACTTCCCACCGCTGGCCGACATTCTGGCCACCTTCGCCGACACCTGGCTGTTCGACCGGTTCGCCACCGATGTGCTGCCCAGCCTCAGGCGGCTGGCCGCTGGCTTCCTCATCGCGGTGGTCATCGGGATCACGGTCGGCACGCTGCTCGGCCTCTCGGCCACCGCGCGCCGCGTCGCCGGACCGATCGTGGAGTTCGGCCGTGCCGTCCCGCCGCCCGCGCTGCTGCCCTTCGGCATGCTCGTGCTCGGCGTCGGCGACACGATGAAGATCTTCATCATCGCCGTGGTGTGCCTGTGGCCGGTGCTGCTCAACACGATCGACGGGGTGCGCGGTGTCGACCCGACGATGCTCGACACCGCCAGGGTCTACGGAATCCGCGGCGGCGAGCGGCTACGCAGCATCGTGCTGCCCGCCGCGCTGCCCCAGGTGTTCGCGGGCATGCGGACCAGCCTTTCGCTCGCGCTGATCCTCATGGTGATCAGCGAGATGGTGGCGAGCACCGCGGGCATCGGCTACTTCGTGCTCGAATCCCAACGGTCCTTCGCGATACCCGAGATGTGGTCGGGAATCGTGCTGCTCGGCGTGCTCGGATACCTGCTCAACGCGGCTCTGGCAGTCGTCGAGCGGCGCGTGCTCAGCTGGCATCGCGGCGCCAAGGCCAGCGCACTGCAGTAA
- a CDS encoding ABC transporter ATP-binding protein — protein sequence MLEVSGLSKTYGDGERATRAIADLTFNVDEGEFVCLVGPSGCGKTTLLRCMAGLLPPTSGEVRLRGRPVDGPPEQIGFVFQEYSRSLMPWLSVRDNIELPLRHKPLGKTERRGLVEHAVESVGLTGFIEHYPWELSGGMQQRVAIARALAYQPELLLMDEPFASVDAQTRADLEDLMLRVRAEYGVTVLFVTHDIDEAVYLGDRVVVLTRPPTTVQEVLDVGLPQPRDQVSTKELPEFAHLRAHIFRSIKRKQEPAQPATATPAERG from the coding sequence GTGCTGGAAGTCAGCGGTCTGTCCAAGACCTACGGTGACGGCGAGCGCGCCACCCGCGCCATCGCCGACCTCACCTTCAACGTCGACGAGGGAGAGTTCGTCTGCCTCGTCGGCCCGTCCGGATGCGGCAAGACCACGCTGCTGCGCTGCATGGCCGGGCTGCTGCCGCCCACCTCGGGCGAGGTGCGGCTGCGCGGCAGGCCGGTCGACGGCCCGCCGGAACAGATCGGGTTCGTGTTCCAGGAGTACAGCCGCTCGCTGATGCCGTGGCTGTCGGTGCGGGACAACATCGAGCTTCCGCTGCGGCACAAGCCACTCGGCAAGACCGAGCGGCGTGGGCTGGTGGAGCACGCCGTTGAGTCGGTGGGCCTCACCGGGTTCATCGAGCACTACCCGTGGGAGCTGTCCGGAGGTATGCAGCAGCGCGTCGCCATCGCACGGGCGCTGGCCTACCAGCCGGAGCTGCTGCTGATGGACGAACCGTTCGCGTCGGTGGACGCACAGACCCGCGCTGACCTGGAAGATCTGATGCTGCGGGTGCGGGCGGAGTACGGCGTGACCGTGCTGTTCGTGACCCACGACATCGACGAGGCGGTCTACCTCGGCGACCGCGTGGTGGTGCTGACCAGGCCGCCCACGACGGTGCAGGAGGTGCTCGACGTCGGGCTGCCCCAGCCGCGTGACCAGGTGTCCACCAAGGAACTACCGGAGTTCGCGCACCTGCGGGCGCACATCTTCCGTTCCATCAAACGCAAGCAGGAGCCGGCGCAACCGGCCACGGCAACCCCGGCCGAGCGGGGGTGA
- a CDS encoding patatin-like phospholipase family protein, whose translation MSVRSPARADVPSRRAAAAFALTAITLTGLGCWLVGTARLVTVEFGAEGRTGPLPEGTATTAAWGFALVACYGAGLWLGTTAARWVWRTPVARRAVRLAQTATVVAVAAHVAQSLTLLAAAGPHRVAPWVFDLVTATAVLKYGALLPAVVVAMSAAAVLLWRCAAHPGTELARRASHELRTVPPSPLEETDPPAATDSPTTGATRWRNAYTVPGVRPDLVSDRWARGEDTTGVCLSGGGIRAASVALGALQSMRAQLLDAHYLVSVSGGGYTAGALQQALTDAGHPAVAGTVMREPGSAFTEGSAELHHIRRNSSYLANTPGELLGALGRVGRGLLLSLTVLFGPAVVLGVVTGWLYARVPVTAMPLDPVSPPLPRAGAVAAVAALAAAAFLLALFSHGEEARRGRSARYAAELTMLAVVVSVLVFVVPVLLWGSAWLLDHTDTAMGVGGSVGAVLLTYLTTVAAMSWRHRAVLGRQVSGLLRRGKGGVPAALPKGLTQRLLVMITTGLLAVLWLLLFGGAATTSLAPGDSPALVSAAVVAVAVLVLGGVFDVTSLSLHPFYRRRLARAFAVRAVRRHVDDQVVAVPYDPAERTKLSAYGKVAPKLRFPEVVFAASANLKGESRTPPGLGAVSYTMSAEWTGGPDVGWVRTPDLERIVTSRFRRDLTVQGAVAVSGAAFASAMGRSSRWFQVLLAVSGARLGAWLPNPGFVCRAREAAARGDWAHAWLPRARRLPYLLREVFGVHSHQDRLLHVTDGGHYDNLGLVELLRRRCTRIFCVDASNDTPPTATTLAQALTLAAQELGVRVELDEPWRAEPGSAGSESSAAGGPLAARLAANPVITGTIHYPPESGLAEKVTGRLVVARAVLWPELPYPLLSYAAQHPEFPHDSTGDQWFDHGQFCAYTELGRHIGRQAVEALSQRPADTGTTTPPQQPSPTP comes from the coding sequence GTGTCGGTGCGCAGTCCCGCACGCGCGGATGTGCCGTCCCGAAGGGCGGCGGCGGCGTTCGCGCTCACCGCGATCACACTGACGGGGCTCGGCTGCTGGCTGGTGGGCACCGCGAGGCTGGTCACCGTCGAGTTCGGCGCCGAGGGCCGTACCGGGCCGTTGCCGGAGGGCACGGCCACGACGGCGGCCTGGGGCTTCGCGCTGGTCGCCTGCTACGGCGCGGGGTTGTGGCTTGGCACGACGGCGGCCAGGTGGGTGTGGCGCACCCCGGTGGCGCGGCGCGCGGTGCGGCTTGCCCAAACCGCCACCGTGGTGGCCGTCGCCGCGCACGTGGCGCAGAGCCTGACGTTGCTGGCCGCCGCCGGCCCGCACCGGGTGGCGCCGTGGGTGTTCGACCTCGTCACCGCCACCGCCGTGCTGAAGTACGGCGCGCTGCTTCCCGCCGTCGTGGTCGCCATGTCCGCGGCGGCCGTACTGCTGTGGCGCTGTGCCGCCCACCCAGGCACCGAGCTGGCGCGCCGAGCCTCCCACGAACTGCGGACCGTGCCGCCCAGCCCGCTGGAGGAAACCGATCCGCCCGCCGCCACCGACTCCCCCACCACAGGGGCCACCAGGTGGCGCAACGCCTACACGGTGCCGGGCGTGCGCCCGGACCTCGTCAGCGACCGGTGGGCACGCGGCGAGGACACCACCGGCGTATGCCTTTCCGGCGGTGGCATCCGCGCGGCCAGTGTCGCGCTCGGGGCACTGCAGTCGATGCGGGCACAGCTACTCGACGCGCACTACCTGGTGTCGGTATCCGGTGGCGGCTACACCGCGGGAGCGCTGCAGCAGGCGCTGACCGACGCCGGGCACCCCGCCGTGGCGGGAACGGTAATGCGCGAACCAGGGTCGGCCTTCACCGAGGGCAGCGCCGAACTGCACCACATCCGTCGCAACTCCAGCTACCTGGCCAACACCCCCGGCGAGCTGCTCGGCGCGCTCGGCAGGGTCGGCAGGGGCCTGCTGCTGTCGCTGACCGTCCTGTTCGGGCCGGCTGTGGTGCTCGGCGTGGTCACGGGCTGGCTGTACGCCAGGGTGCCGGTGACCGCGATGCCGCTGGACCCGGTGTCGCCACCGTTGCCACGCGCGGGCGCCGTGGCGGCCGTCGCCGCGCTGGCGGCCGCCGCGTTCCTGCTGGCGCTGTTCTCGCACGGCGAGGAAGCCAGGCGCGGCCGATCAGCGAGGTACGCGGCCGAGCTGACCATGCTGGCCGTCGTGGTGTCCGTGCTGGTGTTCGTGGTGCCGGTGCTGCTGTGGGGCTCCGCGTGGCTGCTCGACCACACCGACACCGCGATGGGTGTCGGCGGTTCGGTGGGCGCCGTGCTGCTGACCTACCTGACCACCGTGGCGGCCATGTCCTGGCGACACCGGGCCGTGCTCGGCAGGCAGGTCTCCGGGCTGTTGCGGCGCGGCAAAGGCGGGGTGCCCGCGGCGCTGCCGAAGGGACTGACCCAGCGGCTGCTGGTGATGATCACCACCGGGCTGCTGGCGGTGCTGTGGCTGCTGCTGTTCGGCGGGGCGGCCACGACCTCGCTGGCCCCCGGCGATTCCCCGGCACTGGTGTCGGCGGCCGTCGTCGCGGTGGCCGTGCTCGTGCTCGGCGGCGTGTTCGACGTGACGTCGCTGAGCCTGCACCCGTTCTACCGCAGGCGGCTCGCCCGCGCCTTCGCCGTGCGGGCGGTGCGCAGGCACGTCGACGACCAGGTCGTGGCCGTGCCCTACGACCCGGCCGAGCGCACCAAGCTGTCGGCGTACGGGAAGGTAGCGCCGAAGCTGCGGTTTCCCGAGGTCGTCTTCGCCGCCTCGGCCAACCTCAAGGGGGAGTCACGCACGCCGCCGGGGCTGGGTGCGGTGTCGTACACGATGAGTGCGGAGTGGACAGGCGGCCCGGACGTCGGCTGGGTGCGCACCCCCGACCTGGAACGCATCGTGACGAGCAGGTTCCGGCGTGACCTGACGGTGCAGGGTGCCGTGGCGGTCAGTGGCGCCGCGTTCGCCTCCGCGATGGGCAGGTCGAGCCGCTGGTTCCAGGTGCTGCTCGCCGTGTCCGGCGCCAGGCTTGGCGCGTGGCTGCCCAATCCCGGTTTCGTGTGCCGCGCACGGGAGGCCGCGGCACGCGGCGACTGGGCCCACGCGTGGCTTCCCAGGGCGAGGCGGCTGCCGTACCTGCTGCGGGAGGTGTTCGGCGTGCACTCCCACCAGGATCGGCTGCTGCACGTCACCGACGGCGGGCACTACGACAACCTCGGCCTCGTCGAGTTGCTGCGACGCAGGTGCACCCGCATCTTCTGTGTCGATGCCAGCAACGACACCCCGCCGACCGCGACCACGCTCGCGCAGGCGCTGACGCTGGCTGCGCAGGAACTCGGCGTGCGGGTTGAACTCGACGAGCCGTGGCGGGCCGAGCCCGGCTCGGCGGGTAGCGAGAGCAGCGCCGCAGGCGGCCCGCTGGCCGCGAGGCTGGCGGCGAACCCCGTGATCACCGGCACGATCCACTACCCGCCGGAGAGCGGGCTGGCCGAGAAGGTCACCGGCAGGCTGGTGGTGGCCAGGGCGGTGCTGTGGCCCGAGCTGCCCTACCCGCTGCTGTCCTACGCGGCACAGCATCCCGAGTTCCCGCACGACAGCACGGGCGACCAGTGGTTCGACCACGGCCAGTTCTGCGCCTATACCGAACTCGGCAGGCACATCGGCCGGCAGGCCGTGGAGGCGCTGTCCCAGCGGCCCGCCGACACCGGCACGACCACACCGCCACAGCAGCCCAGCCCGACGCCGTGA
- a CDS encoding BTAD domain-containing putative transcriptional regulator, translated as MKFGVLGPLLVLADSDQGPHIGGPRARSLLALLLLTPGKVVTTETLIDGVYGERPPGDATNALQAQLSRLRRALGEARLIVARAGGYLLDVEPTDVDAHRFEALTRRGRQALAEGDPGTASALLGEAVALWRGPALADVRDAPFAEAQVARLEESRATAVEDLVRARLSLGESDAVLADLSELIATHPLRERPRALLMRALHACGRRSEALAVFADARRVLAEELGTEPSGELAATHLEVLRAEPAARLTNAPAQLTSFVGRQAELARILELLSAARLVTVTGPGGCGKTRLAVESAAGFGGRTCFVDLAAVSGDAEVFTATLAALGLRRTRLFAEPGAADDPAERLAAALADRELLLLLDNCEHVLDAVARLAHTLLAACPRLRILATSREQLGVTGEHLLVLLPLPVHAESEQLDSPAVRLFAERAAAVRPGFSMAGDAATTQLVAGICVALDGLPLAIELAAARLRSLTPRQLHDRLGDHFRLLSTGGRNPHARHRTLRAVVRWSWDLLPTGERRLLRRLAVFRAGATASAAATVCGQQGEPDVGATEELLSGLVDKSLLDFHDGRYRMLETIRAYAAEMLTGSGEHHQLARAHAEFFLALAEETEPALRAAQQVRVLERLAPEQANFHAALRWAVDADARLALRLVGALGSYWRLRGAHGEVAPLAARLLDRIGLDPPAGTEEEYVLCVLAAEPAAPPRWREHVQRAERIMLTAPWPVRRPELLIGWATHAGPPAPDTPASPIHVGFARSGDPWHRGLRHFSLGYVKLFQGHHADAAPQFALADEAFRSVGDRWGSAQVLDGMATLAELRSDHDTALALTDEAIELVGELDAAEELAELWCRKADRLLRGGYLAEAAGCYEHAVERAKRTGLGSTLALGYRGLAELATAAGEPEHASRLCERALRLCGTGWQDTAARCRVLTTLGRAAESEGKLTAARESHHNALALALAHLPPSDIAEAAEGLAGAAIVAGAAERATLLLGAAAAVRGAAAVSAHAQRVARDCRRALGSAGYGAILNRCAALSREEALAALRAGIHEA; from the coding sequence GTGAAGTTTGGTGTGCTCGGGCCCTTGCTGGTGCTCGCGGACAGCGACCAGGGCCCACACATCGGCGGGCCGCGAGCCCGGTCCCTGCTGGCGCTGCTGCTGCTGACACCCGGCAAGGTAGTCACGACTGAAACACTGATCGATGGCGTCTACGGCGAGCGGCCGCCCGGCGACGCCACCAACGCCCTGCAGGCGCAGCTGTCCCGGCTACGTCGTGCGCTGGGTGAGGCGAGGCTGATCGTCGCGCGGGCGGGCGGCTACCTGCTCGACGTCGAACCAACCGACGTCGACGCCCACCGTTTCGAGGCGCTGACGCGGCGCGGTCGCCAGGCGCTGGCCGAGGGTGACCCTGGCACCGCTTCGGCGCTGCTCGGCGAGGCGGTGGCGCTGTGGCGCGGGCCCGCGCTCGCCGATGTGCGCGACGCTCCGTTCGCCGAAGCGCAGGTGGCCAGGCTGGAGGAGTCGCGCGCGACGGCCGTCGAGGACCTCGTGCGGGCGCGGCTTTCCCTCGGGGAATCCGACGCCGTGCTGGCCGACCTGTCCGAGCTGATCGCGACGCACCCGTTGCGGGAGCGGCCACGGGCGCTGCTCATGCGCGCGCTGCACGCCTGCGGGCGCAGGTCCGAGGCGCTGGCGGTGTTCGCCGACGCGCGAAGGGTGCTCGCCGAGGAGTTGGGCACCGAGCCTTCCGGTGAGCTGGCCGCCACCCACCTGGAGGTGCTGCGGGCCGAGCCCGCCGCCAGGCTCACGAATGCCCCCGCGCAGTTGACCAGCTTCGTCGGTCGGCAGGCCGAGCTGGCACGGATACTCGAACTGCTGTCCGCGGCGCGGCTGGTCACCGTGACCGGGCCGGGTGGCTGCGGGAAGACCCGGCTGGCGGTGGAATCCGCCGCCGGCTTCGGCGGGCGGACCTGCTTCGTGGACCTGGCGGCCGTCAGCGGCGACGCCGAGGTGTTCACCGCCACGCTCGCCGCGCTCGGCCTGCGGCGGACACGGCTGTTCGCCGAGCCCGGCGCGGCGGACGATCCTGCCGAGCGGCTCGCCGCGGCGCTGGCCGACCGGGAGTTGCTCCTGCTGCTCGACAACTGTGAACATGTTCTCGACGCGGTGGCCAGGTTGGCGCACACGCTGCTCGCCGCCTGCCCTCGGCTGCGGATACTCGCGACCAGCAGGGAACAACTCGGTGTCACCGGAGAGCACCTCCTCGTGCTGCTCCCGCTGCCCGTGCACGCCGAATCAGAGCAACTCGACTCCCCCGCCGTACGGTTGTTCGCCGAGCGGGCCGCCGCTGTGCGCCCCGGTTTCAGCATGGCGGGGGACGCGGCCACCACCCAGCTCGTCGCAGGAATTTGCGTGGCGCTGGACGGCCTACCGCTGGCCATCGAACTGGCTGCCGCCAGGCTGCGCTCGCTGACCCCGCGACAGCTACACGACCGGCTCGGTGACCACTTCCGCCTGCTCTCCACGGGCGGGCGCAATCCGCACGCCAGGCACCGCACGTTGCGCGCGGTCGTGCGGTGGAGCTGGGACCTGCTGCCTACCGGAGAGCGGCGACTGCTGCGCAGGCTCGCGGTTTTCCGCGCAGGCGCCACCGCGTCCGCCGCCGCCACCGTGTGCGGTCAGCAGGGCGAACCGGATGTCGGGGCCACCGAGGAGCTGCTGTCGGGGCTGGTGGACAAGTCCTTGCTGGACTTCCACGATGGTCGGTACCGGATGCTGGAGACCATCCGCGCGTACGCGGCCGAGATGCTGACCGGGTCCGGGGAGCACCACCAACTCGCCCGCGCCCACGCCGAGTTCTTCCTGGCGCTGGCCGAGGAGACCGAGCCCGCACTTCGCGCGGCACAGCAAGTGCGGGTGCTGGAAAGGCTGGCGCCGGAGCAGGCCAACTTCCACGCGGCGTTGCGCTGGGCCGTCGATGCCGATGCCCGGCTCGCGCTGAGGTTGGTCGGCGCGCTCGGTTCGTACTGGCGGCTGCGGGGCGCTCACGGCGAGGTGGCGCCGTTGGCCGCGCGGCTGCTGGACCGGATCGGCCTCGACCCACCGGCCGGAACCGAGGAAGAGTACGTACTGTGCGTGCTCGCCGCCGAGCCCGCGGCGCCGCCACGCTGGCGCGAGCACGTACAACGGGCAGAGCGAATCATGCTGACGGCACCGTGGCCGGTGCGCAGGCCCGAGCTGCTCATCGGGTGGGCCACCCATGCGGGGCCACCAGCCCCGGACACCCCCGCGTCGCCGATTCACGTGGGGTTCGCACGCAGCGGCGACCCGTGGCACCGCGGGCTGCGACACTTCTCACTGGGCTATGTGAAGCTGTTCCAGGGTCACCACGCGGACGCGGCCCCGCAGTTCGCACTGGCAGACGAGGCGTTCCGCTCCGTCGGCGACCGCTGGGGCAGCGCGCAGGTGCTGGACGGCATGGCCACACTCGCCGAACTACGCAGCGACCACGACACAGCCTTGGCGCTCACCGACGAGGCGATCGAACTGGTCGGTGAACTCGACGCGGCCGAGGAACTGGCCGAACTCTGGTGTCGAAAGGCCGACCGGTTGCTGCGCGGCGGGTACCTCGCCGAAGCTGCCGGATGCTACGAACACGCCGTCGAACGCGCGAAACGTACCGGGCTCGGTTCGACCCTGGCACTGGGCTACCGCGGCCTCGCCGAGTTGGCCACGGCAGCCGGCGAACCCGAGCACGCGAGTCGGCTGTGCGAACGGGCACTGCGGCTTTGCGGCACCGGTTGGCAGGACACGGCCGCGCGCTGCCGGGTGCTGACCACGTTGGGCCGCGCCGCCGAGTCCGAAGGCAAGCTGACCGCCGCACGCGAAAGCCACCACAACGCGCTCGCGCTCGCCCTCGCGCACCTGCCGCCCTCCGACATCGCCGAGGCCGCCGAAGGGCTGGCGGGCGCCGCGATCGTGGCCGGGGCAGCCGAACGAGCAACGCTGCTGCTCGGCGCCGCGGCGGCCGTACGGGGCGCGGCAGCGGTGTCCGCGCACGCCCAGCGGGTGGCGCGCGACTGCCGCCGGGCGCTGGGGTCCGCGGGGTACGGCGCGATCCTCAACCGTTGTGCCGCACTGTCGCGCGAGGAAGCGCTGGCAGCGCTCAGAGCGGGTATTCACGAGGCTTGA
- a CDS encoding FAD-dependent monooxygenase, which produces MKRRHVLISGAGIAGPAAAFWLARSGFTTTIVERSPRLRTSGHAVDLRGAQVEALRRMGLLERVVAAGTGRSELRVLNSKGRHVLSLPPQFAGGEVEIARGELSSILYEATAEDTEYIFGDWVTELTETGEGVAVTFAGGGTRLFDLVVGADGLHSGVRALTFGPEGRFRTDLGYYVAGFGAPNHLGLDHVGLMYNVPGRGITVSGLRPEASVRVTLVFASEPLDFDRHDVAQQRKLVADRFADVGWEVPRLLDALWDADDLYFDPLCQVHLPGYSRGRTVLLGDAAWGAGPGGGGTGLAMTAAYVLAGELAHADADHGAAFQRFERAVRPAASAGLKQAKGAGPFLAPATRTGLWLRDRAYRALTSRLLIGWLDSMSTKAANVLKPREYPL; this is translated from the coding sequence GTGAAAAGACGACACGTCCTTATCTCCGGCGCGGGCATAGCGGGCCCGGCCGCGGCGTTCTGGCTGGCGCGTAGCGGGTTCACCACCACGATCGTCGAGCGTTCACCTCGACTGCGCACCAGCGGGCACGCCGTCGACCTCCGTGGCGCGCAAGTCGAGGCGCTTCGCAGAATGGGCCTGCTGGAACGTGTTGTCGCGGCGGGTACCGGCAGGAGTGAGCTTCGGGTACTGAACTCGAAGGGCCGCCACGTGCTGAGCCTGCCGCCACAGTTCGCCGGCGGAGAGGTGGAGATCGCGAGGGGGGAGCTGAGCTCCATCCTGTACGAGGCCACCGCCGAGGACACCGAGTACATCTTCGGCGATTGGGTTACGGAACTGACCGAGACGGGGGAGGGGGTGGCGGTAACCTTCGCCGGCGGCGGCACGCGGCTGTTCGACCTTGTCGTGGGCGCCGACGGGCTGCACTCTGGCGTTCGGGCCCTCACCTTCGGCCCTGAGGGGCGGTTCCGCACCGACCTCGGCTACTACGTCGCCGGGTTCGGCGCACCGAACCACCTGGGTCTGGACCATGTCGGGCTGATGTACAACGTGCCGGGCAGGGGGATCACGGTCTCAGGCCTTCGTCCCGAGGCCTCGGTGCGGGTGACGCTGGTCTTCGCCTCCGAGCCGCTGGACTTCGACAGGCACGATGTCGCGCAGCAGCGCAAGCTGGTCGCGGACCGGTTCGCCGACGTGGGCTGGGAGGTGCCGCGCCTGCTGGATGCCTTGTGGGATGCCGACGACCTTTACTTCGACCCGCTGTGCCAGGTGCACCTGCCCGGGTACTCGCGGGGTCGGACGGTGCTGCTCGGCGATGCCGCGTGGGGTGCGGGGCCCGGCGGTGGCGGCACGGGTCTGGCGATGACAGCGGCCTACGTGTTGGCAGGCGAGCTGGCGCACGCGGATGCCGACCACGGTGCGGCCTTCCAGCGGTTCGAGCGCGCGGTTCGCCCCGCCGCTTCGGCCGGGCTCAAGCAGGCGAAAGGTGCGGGACCGTTTCTGGCCCCGGCGACGAGGACCGGGCTCTGGCTGCGCGACCGGGCCTACCGCGCGCTGACATCGCGGTTGCTGATCGGCTGGTTGGACAGCATGAGCACCAAGGCGGCCAACGTGCTCAAGCCTCGTGAATACCCGCTCTGA